The Misgurnus anguillicaudatus chromosome 21, ASM2758022v2, whole genome shotgun sequence genome includes a window with the following:
- the LOC129422831 gene encoding cortexin domain-containing 1 protein produces the protein MEETTPDPAFVDVDQGLTLAGIAFLCLLLVAMIIRCAKVIMDPYSAIPTSTWEEQHLDDSQI, from the coding sequence ATGGAGGAGACCACTCCAGACCCCGCTTTTGTGGACGTGGACCAGGGTCTGACTCTGGCGGGCATCGCTTTCCTCTGCCTGCTGCTGGTTGCAATGATCATACGCTGTGCCAAAGTCATCATGGACCCCTACAGCGCCATACCCACATCCACTTGGGAGGAGCAACACTTGGACGATTCGCAGATCTGA